Below is a genomic region from Acidobacteriota bacterium.
GCTGAGTCGGAGGTTCTGGTCCAGTCGGCACTCCATAACCTGATGCAGAATCGAACGGCGTTCGTGATCGCTCATCGTCTCTCGACAGTGCGCAGGGCTGATCGCATCATCGTTATGGAGGCGGGCGCCATTACAGACATCGGATCGCATCATGAGCTGCTGCAACGCTTCGGAACTTATCAACGCTTGTACAATCTTCAATTCGTTGAAATCGATAACGTCGCAGTCGTCAAGTAGTTCGTGCCCGAGGATCCTGCCTAAATGCCTGTCCGATCGATGACTGGATATGCTCAGCTCACACATCAGGTGAGTGATCGGACCTCATTTTCATTGAGTTTGAAGTCGGTGAACCACCGCTTCCTCGATCTCCACTTCCGCATACCATTGGAAGCTAACCCCCTCGAGCTGAAGATGCGCCGGATCCTGAAGGAGAAAATAGCGCGTGGACACATCGAAGTAGCGCTGTCGCTGCAACAGGGTGATGCAGGCGGATTTCAGTTAAACCACGCTCTGGTAGAAGGCTATGTGCGCGCATTTCAGGAAGCGGCAGAACGATTGGGCATCGTGGCACAACCTGATCTCAACGTCATTCTGCGCACCCCCGGTGCACTTTCTGGAGATTCAACCACGCTGGATGAAACAACGGAGCAAGTCATTCTGGAGCAACTGGAACAGCTGATCGAACGCTTGAATCACATGCGCGAAGAGGAGGGCCGCGGAGTGGATCGTGAATTACGGGAACGCATGGAAGGCTTATCCCACGCGGTCAGCGAAATTGGAAAATTGCGGGCACTCGTTTCCCGCGCTTATCTGGAAAAGGTTCAATCACGAATGGACGAGCTGATTGCGGGCCATGTCGATCCGGATCGTGTACTGCAGGAAGCGGCGATGCTGGCTGAGCGGAGCGACATCCAGGAGGAGGTTGTCCGGCTCGAGAACCACATCAAGCACTTTTATTCGCTACTCGATTGCGGCGGCGAAGCCGGCAAGAAACTAGACTTTCTCCTGCAAGAGCTGAATCGCGAAGCCAACACTCTTCTTTCAAAAACGGCAGGAGTTGCAGGTGAGGGCTTGCGCATTACGGAATTGGGACTTTTGATGAAGTCAGAAATTGAAAAAGCGAGGGAACAAGTACAAAACGTGGAGTGAGGAGGAATCGGGTGATCGGGTGAAATGCAAACCCGATGACGCGATTGCCCGATCACCCGATTCTTAATACAGCAACAATAGTCACAATTCCTAATGTCGGGCATCCTCTACATCATTTCCGCGCCTTCTGGGTCGGGTAAATCTACGCTCGTAAACGAGCTTCGTTCAATCGTCCCTAATTTGGACTTTTCAATCTCTTACACTACTCGACCGCCGCGGGGCAGCGAACAGAATGGGCGCGAGTACTACTTCGTCACACGGCCTGAGTTCGAACGCATGATCGTGGAAGATAAGTTTCTGGAGTACGCCGAAGTATTCGGCCACTACTATGGGACGGCCTGCCGGTTTCTTGAGGAGGCGAAGGCAAACGGCAGGGATTTGCTGCTCGACATCGATGTTCAGGGCGCGGAGCAGGTGCGAAGGAAGGTCCCGGATGCAGTCAGCATTTTCGTAATGCCTCCGAACCGCGAGATTCTCGAGCGCCGATTGCGCCGCCGCAGCCAGACCGAAAAGATGGAGCCTGAAGTAATAGAGCGAAGACTTGAGAACGCCGAGAAGGAGATTGTGAATTACAACAAATACGGCTATATTCTCGTCAACAAGATCCTGGAAAAGGCAGTGGACGAGTTGAAAGCCATTGTCCTCTCTGAGCGAACGCGTCGCTCAGGAAAGGCGCCCACCGCGGAAGATCAGGAACTGGAGCGCATCGCTGAAGGATCTCTGCTCTCACGGAGCCACGAAAAAGTTCAACCCGTTCTACAATCATTCAGGACCAACCTCTGAGGTACATCAGGAATGGAACCGACGAAAGACTTCGATAGCAAATATCGTTACATCCTCGTCGCGGCCCGCCGTGCGCGCCAGCTCCAGGGAGGTGCGAATGCGCTGGTGGAAACGGACTCCCGCAAGGCGTGTCGGATTGCTCAGGACGAGATCCAGGCTGGCAAGGTCCGTTATGTCGTGCCCGATCCTGTAGCGCCAGTTGTCGAAGCAGCCCCACCCGAACCGACGGAAGAGTAGTTCCTCATCTGCCATCTGAAGAATTTCGCTATCCGACTACAATAATGGTATGAAGGTCGCTCTCGGAGTGTGTGGCGGCATCGCCGCGTACAAAGCGTGCGAAGTCGTTCGCTTGCTGCAGGACGCCGGCATCCGCATACAAGTCGTCATGACCGCTGCTGCCCAGGAGTTTGTGCGTCCTCTTACGTTTGCGGCGCTCTCTGGTGAGAAGGTCATTACTGGCTTGTGGCAGTCGGGGGGCGAGCAGCCGAACTTCGACTCCGCCATCGACCACATCAGCGTCGCCCAATCCATTGACGCGCTTATTGTAGCGCCCTGCACCGCAGATACAGCCGCTAAATTTGCGCACGGACAGGCCGATGATTTTCTTTCGACACTCTATCTCGCCACACCAGCTCCAGTAATCATCGCGCCGACGATGAACGTCGAGATGCTGAACCATTCCGCGACACAGGCGAACTTGGAAACGCTGCGACAGCGCGGCGTGCATATCGTTGAGCCCGGCAGCGGATATCTAGCATGCGGCATGGTTGGCGCAGGACGCTTAGCCGGACCCGAAGAGATCGTAGCAGCCGTACTGGCGAGGCTCGGCGTAGTGCGCGATCTCGCGGGAGAGACGGTTCTCATCACCGCGGGCGCGACGCGCGAGCCGGTCGATCCAGTACGCTTTCTCGGCAATCGCTCTAGTGGGAAGATGGGGTACGCCATGGCCGAGGCTGCGATCCGACGCGGGGCCAAAGTGATTCTTGTCTCCGGGCCAGTTGCGCTGGAAGCTCCCCCTGGCGTCAATCTCACAAATGTGGAAACCGCCGAACAAATGCGCAACGCTATGCTTTCTCGAGCTTCCGAAGCGAGCGTCATCATTGCGGCAGCGGCGGTAGCTGATTTTCGGCTTCGCAAAGCCTCCACACAAAAGATCAAACGTAATGGTCCAATGTCGCTGGATCTGGAACCAACTCCAGACATACTTGCTGAAGTTGCCGCGCATCGTCGTCCAGATCAACTGCTCATTGGATTCGCAGCTGAGACGCAGAACGCCATTGAGAATGGACGCGCGAAGCTGCGTAAGAAAGGCATTGATGCAATGGTCGTGAACGACGTCTCGAATCCTGAGATCGGATTCGATTCTGAGCTCAATGAGGTCACAATTCTCACTGCTAACGACGAAATCGCAATCCCAAAAGCAGAGAAATCAAAAATAGCTCATCGCATCCTCGATGCCGTGTTAAAACTGAAGGTCCGATCGGGCAAGGCTGTGCCTGCTCATTAATCTGATGACAAATGGTTCAGAGCTTCAGAAGCAGTTGACTGAACGTGTGCGCTTCTATCGCGAGCTGGGCATTTATGATTTCTACCGGCGCGAAGATGCAGAGAGTACGTCAGCCTTAGAGCAGCTTGCGGCATCATCAACACGCAGCGCAGAGGAGCCGCAGTTGCCCGTGCTCCCGATGACTTCGGACGAACAAATGACTCCAGAACAGGCTCTGCGTGTAATCCGCGAAGATCTCGGCGATTGCACTCGGTGCCCACTGCACAAGCAAGGACGCAAGCAGATTGTCTTCGGCGTTGGCAATCCACGCGCCGACATCATGTTCATTGGTGAAGGGCCGGGAGCCGACGAAGATCAACAGGGCGAGCCATTCGTTGGTCGCGCCGGTCAGCTTCTCAACAACATGATCTCCGCCATGGGAATTCGTCGCGAAGATGTTTACATCGCGAACGTCGTGAAATGCCGCCCGCCCGCGAATCGCACTCCAGAACGCGAGGAGTGCGACACCTGCTCGCCATTTCTGCTACGGCAGATCGCCGTTGTGAAGCCGAAGATCATCGTTGCTTTGGGAGCGGTTGCCGCTAAGACGCTTCTCGGTGTGAACGACGCAATGGTGAATCTGCGCGGGCGCCTCTATGATTTCAAAAATACTAGGCTGGCTGTGACCTACCATCCGGCGTACCTGCTGCGCGATCCGCGCCAGAAGAAAGAAGCCTGGAAGGATTTGCAGATGGTGATGAAGTACTTGGGCATGCCAATGCGCCAGAGCGCCCCAAGCTAACTATTTGGATTTTTTCTTTGGCGAGGCGCTTCCGCCTACTTGTCCGCTCACGCTTGCCAGAACTTTCTGGAATGCTTCCTGCGCGCTCATCTCTTTGCGGCCGCCCTTGTTTTTGCGGTATTTGTGCTCGAAGCCGCAGGTACGGCAGCGCACTTTTTGAACTTCGTCTCCGGCCATCACGACCACGGAATGATCCGTGGTTCGCTGGCAACGCGAGCAATAATCGTCGATATCATCGCCGAGCCTTGGCATATGCAACCTCCCGGCCAAGATTGATCGCGCGAATACTAGCACGGCGAGCTTTCGCTATGCCAAGCAACTGCTAGACTCTAGCCATGTCCGGCAGACGCGGACTCTTTATCACCTTTGAAGGCCTCGACGGCTCCGGAAAGAGTACGCAAATCGCGCGTTTGGCAGAGACCCTAACCGCCCGTTGCCTCACCGTCCTGGCCACGCGGGAGCCCGGTGGGAGTGCGATCGGCGAGCATATTCGCTCCCTTCTGCTGGATTCGCGCACTGCAGGTCTGTCTCCCCGAGCGGAGCTGGCGTTGATGTTTGCGGATCGCGCGCAGCACATCGAAGAAATCATTGAGCCTGCTCTCAAAGCCGGGAAAATCGTAATCTGCGATCGCTACACTGATAGCACGGAAGCCTACCAGGGTTTCGGCCGGCAACTCGGATCGCAGACCGTCCTCGACTTGCACCGGGTTCTGTGCCGCGACTTGTGGCCCGATTTGACACTGCTTCTCGAGTCGGAACTAAGTTCCAGCGTTGCTCGCGCGCGAAATCGCAATCAAGCCTCGAACTCCTCTGAAGGCCGTTTTGAAAGTGAGGATGCCGCATTCTTCCGCCGCGTGCATCAGGGCTTTGAGAACATCGCACTGCGGGAAAAGAATCGTGTAGCAAGAATTCCGGCAGGAACGATTCAGAAAGTAGAATCCGACATTCTCAAGACAGTCGAGAATCGATTTCCACAGGTTTCAAGTCGCGCAGCCATCACGAGGTGAGTTCTAGCTTGTCTTTCCACAATTTTCACGGCAATCATGAAACAGTCACTCGCATTCGCGAGATGCTTGCGCGCGACCGCTTTCCCCATGCCGTGATCATCTCCGGGCCAGAGGGGGCGGGGAGGTACACGCTTGCGCAGATGATCGCGAAGGCGCTGGAGTGCCTCGAACAACCGAACAATGACGGTCTACTGGACTTCTGCGGGCGATGCAGCAACTGCACTCGCATCGCACAATCCGATGATCTCGAAGCGAGATTTGCCGAAGCGGTAGAGACACGCGAAGCGATGCGCGAGGCAGACAAACGAGACGCTCGCATCCTGATCCAGACGCATCCCGAAGTGATCGTTGTTCCTCCCGATCCGCCACAAATGCTGATCAAGGTCGGCCAAATTCGACTCGTCATCGACTCGGTTTTCTACAAACCGGTCGAAGGCCGGCGCAAGGTCGTCATCTTCACCGAGTCTTCGTTCATGAAAGAAGCAGCGAACTCGTTGCTGAAGGTCTTGGAAGAACCTCCGGGATACGCGAGTCTGATTCTGCTCACGACGAACCCTGGCGAGCTCTTACCGACAATCCGATCGCGTTGCGTAACCTTCACGCTCGGAGCCCTGCCCGTTGGCGAACTGGACGAAGCACTCAATGCATCCCGAAAGGATCTCAAACAGTCCCAACGAGAGCTCATCGCCCGTCTTGCAAACGGCGCGATGGGACGCGCCCTCAGTTTCAAGCTCGAAGAGTACGTTGAAGCCAGAACCAGTGCGCTTACCATGCTGCGGAGTGCCATTACGGGAAGCGACCACAGCGAGCTGTTCAAGATCACGGAGACCTATCGTGCTGGCGCTGAAGGCCGCGATAAGACGGATCAATTGCTGCGAACGCTTTATGCATTGTTGGAAGACCTGCTCATGCTCAAATCCGGAACTCCCGAATTGCTAAGGAACACTGATATTCGCGGGGAACTTGGTAGATTGGCCCAGAGCGTGGACTTCGACTGGATCGTGACCGCATCCCAGCGTCTCGCGGAGGTCGAGCGCGGTATGAGAAGGAACCTTCTGCGCTCACTGTCACTGGATGCCTTTACCACTTCGTTAGAACGGTAGCTTCTCTGTAGTTGTCATTCCGAACCGACGAATTTGTGGGCGTGAGGAATCTACCGCCATCGACGTTGTGATCTGGGTGAGAACAGCAAGGTTTGCCATCTGCAGCTGCATCGGCACAGTCGGCAGAGAGCACCACATAATCGAAATGCTGGTGGCCGATCTGGCTTCCTGACCGTTGAAAACCCGCGGTTCGGAATGACAAAAAAAAAGCCTCAATGCTTTGCACCGCAAGAACAGCCTGTGATAGGGTTACCGCAACTCAGACCGCTTGAATCCAGCCTTCCGGAAGTTTGCTGCACTATCCGGCTTGTTCGATTGTGAGCCTTCGGCGCATGTTGGCACTCACAGGCGCTTCTGACGCAGTTATCGTTGATACAAACGTCGAATGAAAGATCCAGGGAATTCCGCAGCAGTCGGACGCGCACCAGAAGTCGCGCCAGAATCCGATGATTTTGTAAACCGCAAACTGATTCGTCCCTCACTGCCAATACCCCGGCGGTCGGAATCGAACGGCGAAAGGCCGCTTACTAGTGCCGAGCAACGCGTGCCAAAGCGTTCCAATGCGATCGAGCAAACCCATGCCGAAGCTTTTTATTTCCAAAAGCAGATGGCAAGCCGGACACCCATGGTTGTTGTACTCAAAGATGGCGAAGAAGTGCAGGGCTTTATCGAGTGGTACGATCGCAACTGCCTCAAGATCAACCGCGGCGGCCAGGCAGGCGTGCTGATCTACAAGCAGAGCATTCGCTACATGTTCAAAGCCGGCGAGAACAACAACGGCAAGCAGCGATAACTATCTTGCTGCGCGAAGCAGGCGATCGCGCAACGCTAATCCAAGCCCAGTCGCGGATGGCAGCGGACAGAGAATTACGCTCACTCCGGGCTTATCCAGATAGCGCAGCCCTGCGAACAGGTTGTGCGCAAGTTGCGCGGGATCGCTCCACGAACCCCAGTCGAAGATGACCAACCCTCCACGCGAGAGGGACTGTTCGTCCAACCAATCTTTCGGGGCCATTGCCCCAACATACTCCGCGCGATCTCCCAACTTCGAAACCTGTTCCTCAATGACCGCGAGGAAGTTTTCCTGCGTGCCGTCTACCAGTACTAATTGCGCTTGCGGAGCATAGTGTCGCGCCGCGAGACCCGGTGAGGCCAGAGCCTGCGGCGCTTCATTGGCTGGAGCCGAATACATCTCCAGTTGGCCCAATAACTCTTCGAGCTGCTCGCGCGTGACCCCCCCGGGACGAAGCAGCAGCGGCGGAGTACGCAGGGGATCGAGGACTGTCGACTCCACTCCGATCTGGGTCGGACCTGAGTCGAGGACAGCATCGATACGCCCTTCGAGGTCTCCCATCACGTGCTCGGCGGTCGTAGGGCTCGTGTGCCCAAAACGGTTCGCGCTAGGCGCAGCCAGTGGCAGCCCTGCAGAAGTAATGACCGCCCGAGCAACGGGATGTGCGGGAATGCGAACGGCCACAGTCTCCCGTCCAGCAGTGACTGCAAGTGGAAGCTGCCGGTGCCTTTTGAGCAATAACGTCAGGGGGCCGGGCCAGAAGCGCTCTGCCAGCTTTTTTGCCCTTTCTGGGAAATCGCCCGCGACTTGCGAAATCATCTCGAAGTTCGCAACGTGCACGATCAGCGGATCCCAGGATGGCCTTTCTTTGGCTACAAAGATTCGGGCGATAGCACCTGGATCGAGCGCATCGGCTGCCAGTCCATAGACGGTTTCTGTGGGAATTGCGACAAGCCCGCCAACTTTGAGGATCGCCGCTGCTTCGCGAATCGAAGGATGCTCAGGCGCGGCTTCTTCAGCGCGAACTTTGAGGTGGACGGTCTTCACTCAGAAGAGCATAAACAATCGAAACATTCGACCGGGGAAACAAGATCCAACAAATCCCAGAAACTACTGAAAATGTTGCGCGTTGACAATGCTTCGCCACTCCTCTAGCATCTGCCTTCAATCCTGCGACAGAAACCGTCCTGCGGAGCCGATTGTGATCAAACTCGACATCATCAACGAAGTCGTGAACAAGACGGGAATCACCAAGACCAAAGCCGAAATGGCCGTCGAGACCGTCTTCGAGAGTATGAAGAAGGCTCTGTCGCAGGGCGATCGCATTGAACTGCGCGGCTTCGGCGTCTTCAACGTTCGTCCCCGCAAGACCGGCATCGGCCGCAACCCTCGTACAGGCGCTGAAGTGAGCATACCGCCGGGCAAGGCAGTGCGCTTCAAACCGGGCAAAGAGCTTCAGTCGATCGACTAACGTAGACCTTCCCGCAAGCGACATTCCTTCGGATGTGTGACTTCTCCGGCTGTGCCGTGCCGCGTGCGATGCATAGTCGGTCAATGAGACTTTTCTCGATCAAGATGGGACAATAAGCTTTGGTTTCATTGAATGTCTGACTCTGGTTATCCCCTGGAAGTGCTCGAGCCGGCGCCTCGGCCGCATCAAGTGCACGTGATCCTTCCGCTGCGGCGGAGACACTGGCTGCATCTCCTGTTGTTTGCGGCAACCATCTTTACTACGCTGGTCGTCGGAGCCCGGCTGCAGTACAACTTTGCGCAAGGTTTGCCACAGTTCCATTCCGACGCCGACTTGTTTCCTCTGAGCTGGGCCTTGCAGAATCCCGAGAACCTGGTTCTGGGAATTCCGTTCAGCGTCACTTTACTTGGAATTCTGTTGGCCCACGAGATGGGGCATTTCGTACTGGCACAGAGAAATCACGTCTACGCCACTTTGCCCTTCTTTCTTCCCGCCCCAACACTGATTGGAACGATGGGCGCTTTCATTCGCATTCGCTCTCCCATCAGGAGTCGTGCAGCGCTATTCGATATCGGCATTGCAGGTCCGA
It encodes:
- a CDS encoding YicC family protein, with product MPVRSMTGYAQLTHQVSDRTSFSLSLKSVNHRFLDLHFRIPLEANPLELKMRRILKEKIARGHIEVALSLQQGDAGGFQLNHALVEGYVRAFQEAAERLGIVAQPDLNVILRTPGALSGDSTTLDETTEQVILEQLEQLIERLNHMREEEGRGVDRELRERMEGLSHAVSEIGKLRALVSRAYLEKVQSRMDELIAGHVDPDRVLQEAAMLAERSDIQEEVVRLENHIKHFYSLLDCGGEAGKKLDFLLQELNREANTLLSKTAGVAGEGLRITELGLLMKSEIEKAREQVQNVE
- a CDS encoding guanylate kinase, with the protein product MSGILYIISAPSGSGKSTLVNELRSIVPNLDFSISYTTRPPRGSEQNGREYYFVTRPEFERMIVEDKFLEYAEVFGHYYGTACRFLEEAKANGRDLLLDIDVQGAEQVRRKVPDAVSIFVMPPNREILERRLRRRSQTEKMEPEVIERRLENAEKEIVNYNKYGYILVNKILEKAVDELKAIVLSERTRRSGKAPTAEDQELERIAEGSLLSRSHEKVQPVLQSFRTNL
- the rpoZ gene encoding DNA-directed RNA polymerase subunit omega, producing the protein MEPTKDFDSKYRYILVAARRARQLQGGANALVETDSRKACRIAQDEIQAGKVRYVVPDPVAPVVEAAPPEPTEE
- the coaBC gene encoding bifunctional phosphopantothenoylcysteine decarboxylase/phosphopantothenate--cysteine ligase CoaBC; this translates as MKVALGVCGGIAAYKACEVVRLLQDAGIRIQVVMTAAAQEFVRPLTFAALSGEKVITGLWQSGGEQPNFDSAIDHISVAQSIDALIVAPCTADTAAKFAHGQADDFLSTLYLATPAPVIIAPTMNVEMLNHSATQANLETLRQRGVHIVEPGSGYLACGMVGAGRLAGPEEIVAAVLARLGVVRDLAGETVLITAGATREPVDPVRFLGNRSSGKMGYAMAEAAIRRGAKVILVSGPVALEAPPGVNLTNVETAEQMRNAMLSRASEASVIIAAAAVADFRLRKASTQKIKRNGPMSLDLEPTPDILAEVAAHRRPDQLLIGFAAETQNAIENGRAKLRKKGIDAMVVNDVSNPEIGFDSELNEVTILTANDEIAIPKAEKSKIAHRILDAVLKLKVRSGKAVPAH
- a CDS encoding uracil-DNA glycosylase produces the protein MTNGSELQKQLTERVRFYRELGIYDFYRREDAESTSALEQLAASSTRSAEEPQLPVLPMTSDEQMTPEQALRVIREDLGDCTRCPLHKQGRKQIVFGVGNPRADIMFIGEGPGADEDQQGEPFVGRAGQLLNNMISAMGIRREDVYIANVVKCRPPANRTPEREECDTCSPFLLRQIAVVKPKIIVALGAVAAKTLLGVNDAMVNLRGRLYDFKNTRLAVTYHPAYLLRDPRQKKEAWKDLQMVMKYLGMPMRQSAPS
- the tmk gene encoding dTMP kinase yields the protein MSGRRGLFITFEGLDGSGKSTQIARLAETLTARCLTVLATREPGGSAIGEHIRSLLLDSRTAGLSPRAELALMFADRAQHIEEIIEPALKAGKIVICDRYTDSTEAYQGFGRQLGSQTVLDLHRVLCRDLWPDLTLLLESELSSSVARARNRNQASNSSEGRFESEDAAFFRRVHQGFENIALREKNRVARIPAGTIQKVESDILKTVENRFPQVSSRAAITR
- a CDS encoding DNA polymerase III subunit delta' → MSFHNFHGNHETVTRIREMLARDRFPHAVIISGPEGAGRYTLAQMIAKALECLEQPNNDGLLDFCGRCSNCTRIAQSDDLEARFAEAVETREAMREADKRDARILIQTHPEVIVVPPDPPQMLIKVGQIRLVIDSVFYKPVEGRRKVVIFTESSFMKEAANSLLKVLEEPPGYASLILLTTNPGELLPTIRSRCVTFTLGALPVGELDEALNASRKDLKQSQRELIARLANGAMGRALSFKLEEYVEARTSALTMLRSAITGSDHSELFKITETYRAGAEGRDKTDQLLRTLYALLEDLLMLKSGTPELLRNTDIRGELGRLAQSVDFDWIVTASQRLAEVERGMRRNLLRSLSLDAFTTSLER
- a CDS encoding threonylcarbamoyl-AMP synthase — encoded protein: MKTVHLKVRAEEAAPEHPSIREAAAILKVGGLVAIPTETVYGLAADALDPGAIARIFVAKERPSWDPLIVHVANFEMISQVAGDFPERAKKLAERFWPGPLTLLLKRHRQLPLAVTAGRETVAVRIPAHPVARAVITSAGLPLAAPSANRFGHTSPTTAEHVMGDLEGRIDAVLDSGPTQIGVESTVLDPLRTPPLLLRPGGVTREQLEELLGQLEMYSAPANEAPQALASPGLAARHYAPQAQLVLVDGTQENFLAVIEEQVSKLGDRAEYVGAMAPKDWLDEQSLSRGGLVIFDWGSWSDPAQLAHNLFAGLRYLDKPGVSVILCPLPSATGLGLALRDRLLRAAR
- a CDS encoding integration host factor subunit beta, which gives rise to MIKLDIINEVVNKTGITKTKAEMAVETVFESMKKALSQGDRIELRGFGVFNVRPRKTGIGRNPRTGAEVSIPPGKAVRFKPGKELQSID